One genomic segment of Cervus canadensis isolate Bull #8, Minnesota chromosome 14, ASM1932006v1, whole genome shotgun sequence includes these proteins:
- the LOC122452791 gene encoding olfactory receptor 2S2-like: protein MQTEMNGANQTVMTEFVLLGLHDHHDLEMVLFVLCLGIYSMNVLGNTLLIGLNMLDPRLHTPMYFFLSNLALIDISATSSIVPLMLVHFLETQSTISFPGCALQMYLTLALGSTECVLLAMMACDRYVAICQPLRYSELMSRHTSLWMAALSWGAGFANSLLHSSLTWSLPFCGHNVINHFFCEILAVLKLACGDVSLNALLLMAASTVLMLSPLLLIFLSYVFILTAILRVPSAAGRHKAFSTCSAHLTVVVIFYGTVSFMYFKPKAKDLNLDKLIALFYGIVTPSLNPIIYSLRNAEVKAATIALLRGDLLSRKMSRFPVVP, encoded by the coding sequence ATGCAGACTGAGATGAATGGGGCAAACCAGACGGTCATGACGGAGTTTGTCCTGCTGGGGCTCCACGACCACCACGACCTAGAGATGGTCCTGTTTGTGCTCTGCCTGGGCATCTACTCCATGAACGTGCTGGGGAACACCCTCCTCATTGGGCTGAACATGCTGGACCCCCGcctgcacacccccatgtacttcttcctcagcaACCTCGCCCTCATAGACATCTCTGCCACGTCCTCCATCGTGCCTCTCATGCTGGTCCACTTCCTGGAAACCCAGAGCACCATCTCCTTCCCTGGTTGTGCCCTGCAGATGTACCTGACCCTGGCGCTGGGCTCCACAGAGTGTGTGCTCCTGGCCATGATGGCGTGTGACCGGTACGTGGCCATCTGCCAGCCGCTTCGCTACTCGGAGCTCATGAGCCGGCACACGAGCTTGTGGATGGCGGCGCTGAGCTGGGGGGCAGGCTTTGCCAACTCCCTTCTCCATTCCAGTCTCACTTGGAGCCTCCCCTTCTGTGGCCACAATGTCATCAACCACTTCTTCTGTGAGATCTTGGCAGTGCTGAAACTAGCCTGTGGGGACGTCTCTCTCAATGCGCTGCTATTAATGGCGGCTTCAACTGTCCTGATGCTGTCCCCGCTGCTGCTCATCTTCCTGTCCTACGTGTTTATCCTCACTGCCATCCTGAGGGTGCCCTCTGCTGCCGGCCGGCACAAAGCCTTCTCTACCTGCTCTGCCCACCTCACAGTGGTGGTGATTTTCTATGGGACTGTCTCCTTCATGTACTTCAAGCCCAAAGCCAAGGACCTCAACCTGGATAAGCTTATTGCATTGTTCTATGGGATCGTGACCCCCTCGCTGAACCCCatcatctacagcctgaggaacgCAGAGGTGAAAGCTGCCACCATAGCTCTGCTGAGGGGAGATCTCCTCTCCAGGAAGATGTCCCGCTTTCCTGTTGTTCCCTAA